The Sinomicrobium kalidii genome contains a region encoding:
- a CDS encoding glycoside hydrolase family 2 TIM barrel-domain containing protein yields the protein MKGTHRILYLVFILLCCGCNTEEKPARAVMDFNENWQFKPGDHPEAVKPQFDASAWRTLDLPHDWSIEGGFSKDHPARPEGGALPTGKGWYRKTFEMPEDWQNKSVRIEFDGIYRNSEVWINGHHLGKRPNGYISFGYDLSPHLNFGETPNVIAVKADNSPQPNSRWYTGSGIYRNVRLIATGKLYVQPWGTYITTPEVSEKSAKARLEVTVGNNSGKPGELKVISEVLDADNVVVVRSESSGEIASGATLVIHQDLLVENPVLWDVDHPYVYKVHTRIYNGNKQTDSYETPLGIRYFDFDAEKGFSLNGKPMKILGVCLHHDSGALGAAVHEDALRRKLTLLKNMGANAIRTAHNPHSPELLRLCDEMGFIIQDEAFDVWKKKKVKEDYHTGWDDWHKKDLEDLIKRDRNHPSVMMWSIGNEIREQFDSTGITITRELTDIVKSLDTTRPVTCALTENIPEKNYIYRSGALDLLGFNYKRGDYKNFPEWYPGEKIIASENVSGLATRGHYDMPSDSVMHWPEAYDAPFEGNEDHTVSAYDHVAAYWGTTHEEAWKTVKNLDFMAGLFIWTGFDYLGEPVPYPYPARSSYFGIIDLAGFPKDVYYMYQSEWTDKPVLHIFPHWNWEEGQEVDVWAYYNQADEVELYLNGESLGKRSKKNGELHVMWRVKYEPGTLKAVSRKNGRTVLEKEIHTAGKASGMELLPDRGRIKSNKKDLCFVTVNIMDKHGNPVPCAGNEVRFEVSGGGKIAGVDNGYQAGTESFKASKRKAFNGKCLVIVQSNGKKEDVILKARSEGLEMAEVKIEVD from the coding sequence ATGAAGGGAACACATCGCATACTATACCTTGTATTTATACTCCTGTGCTGTGGATGTAATACGGAAGAGAAACCCGCCCGGGCAGTGATGGATTTTAACGAAAACTGGCAGTTTAAGCCGGGCGATCACCCCGAAGCCGTAAAACCTCAATTCGACGCATCCGCATGGCGAACCCTGGACCTGCCCCACGATTGGAGCATAGAAGGCGGGTTCAGCAAAGACCATCCGGCCAGACCCGAAGGCGGTGCCCTCCCTACCGGAAAAGGCTGGTACAGGAAGACCTTTGAGATGCCGGAGGACTGGCAAAACAAGTCCGTACGGATTGAATTTGACGGTATTTACCGCAACAGCGAGGTGTGGATCAACGGACATCACCTCGGAAAGCGGCCTAACGGTTATATTTCCTTCGGATACGATCTTTCTCCCCACCTGAATTTCGGAGAAACCCCTAATGTTATTGCCGTAAAAGCGGATAATTCCCCGCAGCCCAATTCCAGGTGGTACACCGGTTCGGGTATTTACAGGAACGTAAGATTGATTGCTACCGGAAAACTGTATGTACAACCCTGGGGCACTTATATCACCACCCCGGAAGTGTCGGAAAAATCGGCAAAGGCAAGACTTGAAGTGACGGTAGGCAATAATAGTGGCAAACCCGGAGAATTAAAGGTAATATCCGAAGTATTGGACGCCGATAATGTAGTCGTAGTCCGGTCGGAATCCTCCGGGGAGATCGCTTCCGGGGCAACCCTTGTCATACACCAGGACCTTCTTGTGGAAAACCCGGTGTTGTGGGATGTGGATCATCCGTATGTATACAAAGTGCACACCCGGATATATAACGGTAATAAGCAGACCGACAGTTACGAAACCCCGCTCGGCATCCGCTATTTTGATTTTGATGCGGAAAAAGGTTTCTCACTGAATGGAAAACCCATGAAAATACTCGGCGTATGCCTTCACCACGATTCCGGCGCCCTGGGTGCGGCAGTTCACGAAGATGCCCTGCGCCGCAAGCTGACCTTGCTGAAAAACATGGGCGCCAATGCCATCCGTACGGCCCACAACCCGCATTCCCCCGAATTGCTGCGGTTGTGCGATGAAATGGGTTTTATCATCCAGGACGAAGCCTTCGATGTGTGGAAAAAGAAAAAGGTAAAGGAAGACTATCATACCGGCTGGGACGACTGGCATAAAAAAGACCTCGAAGACCTTATAAAACGCGACCGCAACCACCCGTCCGTGATGATGTGGAGTATCGGTAACGAGATCAGGGAACAGTTCGACAGTACGGGGATAACGATCACAAGAGAGCTTACGGACATCGTAAAATCGCTGGACACCACCCGCCCCGTCACCTGCGCCCTGACGGAGAACATTCCCGAAAAGAATTACATTTACCGGTCCGGGGCATTGGATCTTCTCGGCTTCAATTACAAGCGGGGAGATTATAAAAACTTTCCCGAATGGTACCCGGGAGAAAAGATCATCGCATCAGAAAATGTTTCGGGCCTTGCCACCAGGGGCCATTACGACATGCCGTCGGATAGTGTCATGCACTGGCCCGAAGCATATGATGCGCCTTTCGAAGGTAACGAGGATCATACCGTTTCCGCCTACGACCATGTAGCCGCATACTGGGGAACAACGCACGAAGAAGCCTGGAAAACCGTAAAAAATCTCGATTTTATGGCCGGACTTTTTATTTGGACGGGTTTTGACTATCTTGGGGAACCTGTACCGTATCCTTACCCCGCCAGAAGTTCGTATTTCGGGATCATTGATCTTGCAGGATTTCCGAAAGATGTTTATTATATGTACCAGAGCGAATGGACAGATAAGCCCGTATTGCATATCTTTCCGCACTGGAACTGGGAAGAAGGACAGGAGGTGGACGTCTGGGCCTATTACAACCAGGCCGATGAGGTGGAACTCTATCTGAATGGAGAATCTCTCGGGAAAAGATCAAAGAAAAATGGCGAACTTCATGTGATGTGGCGGGTGAAGTACGAACCGGGAACTCTGAAAGCCGTTTCGAGAAAAAACGGACGAACGGTGCTGGAAAAAGAAATACACACCGCCGGAAAGGCTTCGGGCATGGAACTGCTCCCGGACAGGGGCAGGATAAAGAGCAACAAAAAGGACCTGTGCTTTGTGACCGTAAATATTATGGATAAGCATGGAAACCCTGTGCCATGTGCCGGTAACGAGGTCCGGTTTGAAGTATCGGGAGGAGGGAAGATCGCTGGAGTGGACAATGGTTATCAGGCCGGTACGGAATCCTTTAAAGCCTCAAAGCGAAAGGCGTTTAACGGAAAATGTCTTGTTATTGTACAATCAAACGGAAAAAAAGAGGATGTTATACTGAAAGCCCGTTCCGAAGGACTGGAAATGGCGGAAGTGAAGATTGAAGTAGATTGA